Within Enterobacter sp. RHBSTW-00175, the genomic segment GATAGCGGCAATAACGGCCATGATGATTTCGATAACGTCAAAAGGGATTGCGCCGGGTTTGATCTGAAAGATAAGGGTAAGAACGAGCACCCCGAGACCACCGGCAAAACCGATGCCGATACCCCCGAGTCGTGCGCCCAAATAAATCGCCAACAAGACGATAACGAGTTCTGCTCCAAACATAAGTGCCTTCCTTGTTTATTAACAAGTTGATATTAAATTGTTGTGTAATTGGTAACGCTTAAAAAGAAAAAAGGCACGTCACAAGTGACGTGCCTTTCGCAAGCTTAGCCTGAACTGCTACTGTTCGCTTTCATCGGTATAACGTTTCGCTTTATACGCTGGGTGCATCAGGTTTTGCGCAGAGAAAATGTCGTCCAGCTCCGCTTCGGTCAACAGACCGCGCTCCAGCACAACTTCACGCACGCTCTTACCGGTTTCAGCACAAATCTTACCGACGATGTCGCCGTTATGGTGGCCGATGAACGGGTTGAGGTAGGTGACGATGCCGATGGAGTTATACACATAGCCTTCACACACTTCTTTATTCGCGGTGATACCGTTAATGCATTTTTCCAGCAGGTTGTAGCATGCGTTGGTCAGGATGTGGATGGATTCAAACATCGCCTGGCCAATCACCGGCTCCATCACGTTCAGCTGCAACTGACCCGCTTCAGAGGCCATGGTCACGGTGGTGTCGTTACCAATGACTTTGAAGCAGACCTGGTTCACCACTTCTGGCACCACCGGGTTGACTTTGGCTGGCATGATAGAGGAACCCGCCTGGAGTTCCGGCAGGTTGATTTCATTCAGGCCAGCGCGCGGGCCGGAAGAGAGCAGGCGCAGGTCGTTACAGATTTTGGACAGTTTCACTGCCAGACGTTTCAGCGCGCTGTGTACCATCACATATGCGCCGCAGTCGGAGGTGGCTTCAATCAGGTCTTCAGCCGGGACAACCGGCAGGTTAGATACTTCGGCCAGTTTCTGCACCGCCAGCTGCTGATAGCCGTCCGGGGTGTTCAGACGTGTACCGATGGCGGTTGCGCCCAGGTTCACTTCCAGCAGCAGTTCAGAGGTGCGCAGCAGGTTTTTGGTTTCTTCATTCAGCAGCACGTTAAACGCGTGGAATTCCTGACCGAGGGTCATTGGAACCGCGTCCTGCAACTGGGTACGCCCCATTTTCAGGATGTCCTGGAACTCAACGGCTTTACGCTGGAAGCCATCTCCCAACTGGTTGATAGCGTCGACCAGTTTCACCACGGAGGCATACACTGCGATGCGGAAACCGGTAGGGTAGGCATCGTTGGTGGACTGGCATTTATTCACGTGGTCGTTAGGGTTGAGGTACTGGTATTCACCTTTTTGATGACCCATCAGCTCCAGGGCGATGTTTGCCAGCACTTCGTTGGTATTCATGTTGACGGAGGTACCCGCGCCGCCCTGATAGACGTCAACCGGGAACTGATCCATGCATTTGCCGTTGTTCAGCACTTCATCGCACGCGGCGATTATCGCATTTGCAGCGCTTTTCGGAATGGTTTGCAGCTCTTTGTTTGCCAGTGCTGCGGCTTTCTTTACCATCACCATGCCACGCACAAACTCAGGGATGTCGCTGATTTTGCTGTTGCTGATGTAGAAGTTTTCAATCGCTCTCAGAGTGTGAACACCGTAGTAGGCATCCGCTGGAACTTCCCTGGTACCCAACAAATCTTCTTCGATACGAATGTTGTTTAACATGTGAACCTTCTTTTCAAGCTGCCGATGGATTGTACTAAACACACAGTATTTATGTGGTTTTGAATATTTTATGACCGACGATTATTCCCTCAATCGGCCACATGCTCGAGATCATATGCTGATAATAGCGAATTGCCGTAATCTGGATCACTTATTATCGACCCGATAACATGATAATTATTAATCTGTGAAATGAGTCACCGCTTTAATATTTCCAAAAAAAATATCCGTGCAAACTGATTGAATTTTGGCTAACCGCCTCCATCTGTTCTACACGCGAGTTGCGAACACATTCAGACAGAGGCCAGGCGCCTCTGCCACACAGGAGATGCCAGTGCGCTGGATACCGTTTATTGCTTTTTTTCTCTATGTTTACATTGAGATTTCGATTTTTATCCAGGTCGCCCATGTGCTTGGCGTCCTGCTGACGTTGATCCTGGTTATCTTCACGTCGGTGATTGGGATGTCGCTGGTGCGTAATCAGGGTTTCAAAAATTTCCTGTTAATGCAGCAGAAGATGGCCGCAGGTGAAAGCCCGGCCGCTGAGATGATCAAAAGCGTGTCGCTGATTATTGCGGGCTTGATGCTGATCCTGCCGGGGTTCTTTACCGACTTCCTGGGGCTGTTGTTGCTGTTACCGCCGGTGCAAAAGCACCTGACCATGAAGTTAATGCCCCACCTGAGCTTTGGCCGAATGCCGGGCGGTGGTTTCAGTGCCGGACCTGGCAATACGTTTGATGGCGAATACCAGCGTAAAGACGAGCAGCACGACCGGTTAGATAATAAAGACGATCGTTGATGTCATGCCCGGTGGTTTAGCGCCACCGGGCGTTATTCAGAGTGAACTTCGCGTCGGCAAAAACAGCCAAAGCCCCGCCAGCATTACAATGGCGTACAAACTCTTCCAGCCCACCATCGCCAGCAGCAGCAAACAGAGCACCCCACCGATAATGGCCAGCGCTTTAAAGCGACCTTTCAGCAGTCGACAACCCGCCAGCATACACAGCAGATAAATCATGATGAAAATGCCGTTGGCATAGACGATCAACGCATCAAGATTGATATTCAGCCAGTAAATACCCAGGGTACTCAGCACGCAGCAACCCAGTACCGTGTTCAGCGCATTCAGTGGAAGCTGGCGTTTTGACAGCTGCGCGAGGCGGCTTTCCGGCTTGTACAGCGCTTGCGACCACACCAGACGGGCGAAGCTCTGTATGTAAATATTGAGGCTAGCGAAGCAGGCGAGATAACCAATCACGCAGGCCACCCACAGGGCTTTGACGCCGAAAAGTGTCACCACAATACCAGGCAGCGACGCCGCTGCGGCTTTATCTTCACCAAAGGCATTAAAGTGCAGTACCAGCACGGTACAGGCCCAGTAGACAGTGCCTGCCAGCAGCAGACCAATCATCAGCGCGCGCGGGAAATCGCGCTCGGGTTGTTTAAATTCCGATGCCAGATGCGCGAACGCCTCAAGACCCACGAAACACCAGAACATTACCGAAAGTGCAGCGAAAAGCTGTGAATGGTCGACATCGCTCACCACCGGGAAGGGGATTTCCGCCACGGTGATGTTGCCTGCCCACCAGATAGCGGCAATCAGGGCGACAATAAGCACCGCGACCAGCGTTTGCAGATTGGCGCTGGAGCTGGCCCCACGCGAGCCGACCCACCAGACAATCGCCAGCGTACCCAGCTCGGCAAACAGCAGCTGTTCGTCATGCCAGCCAAACAGCGCCTGCCCGAAGCCCGTAGCGATATGCAGCGCGGCAGGTAGCCCAACAGGGATCACCGATAGAAAAAGCCAGCCAGTCACACGCTCCAGGCGTGGGCCAAAGGCCATACCGACAAAGTGAGCGACACCGCCTGCGCTGGGAAAGTGCCGCCCGAGTACAGCAAAGACAATCGCTACCGGAAAAACCAGCACAATCAATACCGGCCACGCCCACAGGCTGTTATTCCCGGCGACCAGCGCCGCGAGCGCGGGAACAGCGAAAACCCCCGTGCCTAACAAGGAAGTTGAGAGTAAGCCCACGCCCTGCGCGAGTCCCAACTCCTGTTTCAGTCCACTCATTTACATCGTCCTGCCACCATCCAAAGAGAGGCGATGGTAACACTTTCGCAAATTTTTTTTCGACTACCCCTTGAAGGGGTAAAAAGCTATCCCCATCTCTCAGGGCACTAGCCGGAAAACCGTGTACGGACCGGCGTCATCCATAACTGATAATGACTTTCTCAAAGGAGAGCTATCAATGAGTATTCGTCCGTTACATGATCGTGTGATCGTCAAACGTAAAGAAGTTGAAACCAAATCTGCTGGCGGCATCGTTCTGACCGGTTCCGCAGCGGCAAAATCAACGCGTGGCGAAATCATCGCTGTCGGTAAGGGCCGCATCCTGGAAAACGGAACTGTGCAGCCACTGGACGTTAAAGTTGGTGACATCGTAATTTTCAACGATGGCTACGGCGTGAAATCCGAGAAGATCGACAATGAAGAAGTGTTGATCATGTCCGAAAGCGACATTCTGGCAATTGTTGAAGCGTAATTACGCACGAGAATTTGAGGAACTAAGAACATGGCAGCTAAAGACGTAAAATTCGGTAATGACGCTCGTGTAAAAATGCTGCGCGGCGTGAACGTACTGGCAGATGCAGTTAAAGTGACCCTGGGCCCGAAAGGCCGTAACGTAGTGCTGGACAAATCCTTCGGCGCGCCAACCATCACTAAAGATGGTGTTTCTGTAGCACGTGAAATCGAGCTGGAAGACAAGTTCGAAAACATGGGCGCGCAGATGGTGAAAGAAGTTGCCTCTAAAGCGAACGACGCAGCAGGCGACGGTACTACCACTGCAACCGTACTGGCACAGGCAATCATCGCAGAAGGCCTGAAAGCCGTTGCTGCGGGCATGAACCCAATGGATCTGAAACGTGGTATCGACAAAGCTGTCGCTGCTGCCGTTGAAGAGCTGAAAGCGCTGTCCGTACCGTGCTCTGACTCTAAAGCCATTGCTCAGGTTGGTACTATCTCCGCTAACTCCGACGAAACCGTAGGTAAACTGATCGCTGAAGCGATGGATAAAGTCGGTAAAGAAGGCGTGATCACCGTTGAAGACGGTACCGGTCTGGAAGACGAACTGGACGTGGTTGAAGGTATGCAGTTCGACCGCGGTTACCTGTCCCCATACTTCATCAACAAACCAGAAACGGGTGCTGTTGAGCTGGAAAGCCCATTCATTCTGCTGGCTGACAAAAAAATCTCCAACATCCGCGAAATGCTGCCAGTTCTGGAAGCCGTTGCGAAAGCAGGCAAACCACTGGTTATCATCGCTGAAGATGTTGAAGGCGAAGCGCTGGCGACTCTGGTGGTTAACACCATGCGTGGCATCGTGAAAGTGGCCGCGGTTAAAGCACCTGGCTTCGGCGATCGTCGTAAAGCTATGTTGCAGGACATCGCAACCCTGACTGGCGGTACTGTTATCTCTGAAGAGATCGGTATGGAGCTGGAAAAAGCGACCCTGGAAGACCTGGGCCAGGCTAAACGCGTTGTGATCAACAAAGACACCACCACCATCATCGATGGCGTGGGCGACGAAGCTGTTATTCAGGGCCGCGTTGGTCAGATCCGTAAGCAAATTGAAGAAGCAACTTCTGATTACGACCGTGAAAAACTGCAGGAGCGCGTAGCGAAACTGGCAGGCGGCGTGGCAGTTATCAAAGTTGGTGCTGCAACTGAAGTTGAAATGAAAGAGAAAAAAGCACGCGTTGACGACGCTCTGCACGCGACCCGTGCAGCAGTAGAAGAAGGCGTGGTTGCGGGTGGTGGTGTTGCGCTGGTGCGCGTTGCCGCTAAACTGGTTAACCTGACTGCGCAGAACGAAGATCAGAACGTGGGTATCAAAGTTGCGCTGCGCGCAATGGAAGCACCACTGCGTCAGATCGTGTCCAACGCCGGTGAAGAACCCTCTGTTGTGGCAAACAACGTGAAAGCGGGCGAAGGTAACTACGGTTACAACGCAGCCACTGAAGAATACGGCAACATGATCGACTTCGGTATCCTCGACCCAACTAAAGTGACCCGTTCTGCATTGCAGTACGCGGCATCTGTTGCTGGCCTGATGATCACCACCGAGTGCATGGTGACCGATATGCCTAAAGGCGATGCGCCTGACTTAGGTGCTGCTGGTATGGGCGGCATGGGCGGTATGGGCGGCATGATGTAATCGTGCGCTATACAGCTTAGATTGTGAAAAACCCCCGGGCAGAAATGCTCGGGGGTTTTTCTTTTGGTCATCTTTTTAGTATAAGGTTTAGACACGGACAACTACTGTCCAGCTTATTGAAAACGAGGAATAACATGCGCGTAAAAGTCTGTGCAGGGATCGTGGGAGCAGCATTGCTGCTGGCAGGTTGTAGTTCCAGCAATGAGCTGTCAGCAGCGGGCCAGGGTGTTCGCTTTGTGGAAGATAAGCCGGGTAGCGAGTGCCAGTTATTAGGTACGGCAAGCGGTGAGCAAAGCAACTGGATGTCGGGCCAGCATGGTGAAGAAGGCGGCTCTATGCGTGGTGCGGCGAATGCCCTGCGTAACCAGGCTGCGGCGATGGGCGGTAACGTGATTTATGGCGTGAGCAGCCCGTCGCAGGGGATGTTGTCGAGCTTTGTGCCGACAGCCAGCCAGATGAATGGCCAGGTTTATAAGTGCCCGAACTGATTGCCTTTTTCCCTCTCCCTTGAGGGAGAGGGGAAACTAGCTCTGCCGTAGCTGCAAATCCAGTGGCGTCTTGCTTGGTTCGCCGCCAATC encodes:
- a CDS encoding FxsA family protein is translated as MRWIPFIAFFLYVYIEISIFIQVAHVLGVLLTLILVIFTSVIGMSLVRNQGFKNFLLMQQKMAAGESPAAEMIKSVSLIIAGLMLILPGFFTDFLGLLLLLPPVQKHLTMKLMPHLSFGRMPGGGFSAGPGNTFDGEYQRKDEQHDRLDNKDDR
- the groL gene encoding chaperonin GroEL (60 kDa chaperone family; promotes refolding of misfolded polypeptides especially under stressful conditions; forms two stacked rings of heptamers to form a barrel-shaped 14mer; ends can be capped by GroES; misfolded proteins enter the barrel where they are refolded when GroES binds), which translates into the protein MAAKDVKFGNDARVKMLRGVNVLADAVKVTLGPKGRNVVLDKSFGAPTITKDGVSVAREIELEDKFENMGAQMVKEVASKANDAAGDGTTTATVLAQAIIAEGLKAVAAGMNPMDLKRGIDKAVAAAVEELKALSVPCSDSKAIAQVGTISANSDETVGKLIAEAMDKVGKEGVITVEDGTGLEDELDVVEGMQFDRGYLSPYFINKPETGAVELESPFILLADKKISNIREMLPVLEAVAKAGKPLVIIAEDVEGEALATLVVNTMRGIVKVAAVKAPGFGDRRKAMLQDIATLTGGTVISEEIGMELEKATLEDLGQAKRVVINKDTTTIIDGVGDEAVIQGRVGQIRKQIEEATSDYDREKLQERVAKLAGGVAVIKVGAATEVEMKEKKARVDDALHATRAAVEEGVVAGGGVALVRVAAKLVNLTAQNEDQNVGIKVALRAMEAPLRQIVSNAGEEPSVVANNVKAGEGNYGYNAATEEYGNMIDFGILDPTKVTRSALQYAASVAGLMITTECMVTDMPKGDAPDLGAAGMGGMGGMGGMM
- a CDS encoding co-chaperone GroES, which produces MSIRPLHDRVIVKRKEVETKSAGGIVLTGSAAAKSTRGEIIAVGKGRILENGTVQPLDVKVGDIVIFNDGYGVKSEKIDNEEVLIMSESDILAIVEA
- the yjeH gene encoding L-methionine/branched-chain amino acid transporter, whose protein sequence is MSGLKQELGLAQGVGLLSTSLLGTGVFAVPALAALVAGNNSLWAWPVLIVLVFPVAIVFAVLGRHFPSAGGVAHFVGMAFGPRLERVTGWLFLSVIPVGLPAALHIATGFGQALFGWHDEQLLFAELGTLAIVWWVGSRGASSSANLQTLVAVLIVALIAAIWWAGNITVAEIPFPVVSDVDHSQLFAALSVMFWCFVGLEAFAHLASEFKQPERDFPRALMIGLLLAGTVYWACTVLVLHFNAFGEDKAAAASLPGIVVTLFGVKALWVACVIGYLACFASLNIYIQSFARLVWSQALYKPESRLAQLSKRQLPLNALNTVLGCCVLSTLGIYWLNINLDALIVYANGIFIMIYLLCMLAGCRLLKGRFKALAIIGGVLCLLLLAMVGWKSLYAIVMLAGLWLFLPTRSSL
- a CDS encoding DUF4156 domain-containing protein, giving the protein MRVKVCAGIVGAALLLAGCSSSNELSAAGQGVRFVEDKPGSECQLLGTASGEQSNWMSGQHGEEGGSMRGAANALRNQAAAMGGNVIYGVSSPSQGMLSSFVPTASQMNGQVYKCPN
- the aspA gene encoding aspartate ammonia-lyase, with the translated sequence MLNNIRIEEDLLGTREVPADAYYGVHTLRAIENFYISNSKISDIPEFVRGMVMVKKAAALANKELQTIPKSAANAIIAACDEVLNNGKCMDQFPVDVYQGGAGTSVNMNTNEVLANIALELMGHQKGEYQYLNPNDHVNKCQSTNDAYPTGFRIAVYASVVKLVDAINQLGDGFQRKAVEFQDILKMGRTQLQDAVPMTLGQEFHAFNVLLNEETKNLLRTSELLLEVNLGATAIGTRLNTPDGYQQLAVQKLAEVSNLPVVPAEDLIEATSDCGAYVMVHSALKRLAVKLSKICNDLRLLSSGPRAGLNEINLPELQAGSSIMPAKVNPVVPEVVNQVCFKVIGNDTTVTMASEAGQLQLNVMEPVIGQAMFESIHILTNACYNLLEKCINGITANKEVCEGYVYNSIGIVTYLNPFIGHHNGDIVGKICAETGKSVREVVLERGLLTEAELDDIFSAQNLMHPAYKAKRYTDESEQ